A window of the Labeo rohita strain BAU-BD-2019 chromosome 1, IGBB_LRoh.1.0, whole genome shotgun sequence genome harbors these coding sequences:
- the uso1 gene encoding general vesicular transport factor p115 isoform X4, which translates to MNYIWEVVGRHPTGQQPTGAETIQKLCDRVASSTLLEDRRDAVRALKSLSKKYRMEVGTMAMDHLVRILQTDRTDTEILGYALDTLYNIVCSDEEEEPEENQQKQEDDLGAQFTEKFVGEPDNITLLLTLLEEFDFHVRWPGVKLLTALLKNQCAQVQGIILVSPMGVSRLMDLLADSREVIRNDGLLLLQQLTKGNTAIQKIVAFENAFERLLEIITEEGSSDGGIVVEDCLLLLLNLLKNNSSNQNFFKEGSYIQKMKPWFEVGDDNSGWSAQKVTNLHLMLQLVRVMVSPVNSPGATASCQKAMFQCGLLQQLCTILMATGVPADILTETINTVSEVIRGSEVNQDYFASVNAPSNPPRPAIVVLLMSMVNERQPFVLRCAVLYCFQCFLYKNHKGQGEIVATLLPSTIDANSISAGQLLCGGLFSADSLSNWCAAVALAHALQDNLTQKEQLLRVQLATSLGKPPVSLLQQCTNILSQGSRVQTKVGLLMLLCTWISNCPIAVMHFLHNQDNVPFLTGQISENLGEDERLVQGLCALLLGICIYYNDNSLENYTKEKLKQLIEKRIGKENFVEKLGFITKHELYSRAAQKPQPAFSTPEHMLFDHEFTKLVKELEGMITKAVLKSSEEEKKEEEVKKTLEQHDSIVTQYKELIREQDSQINELKEQVTLLTSQNEKLQSTITQQFSQIQQHKDQYNILKLKLGKDNQQTGNQAEAAQVNGLQPEELSQLREQLEELQRQNQLLQTQLTEKDSVITSLKAEGVPSAEGSQTSEVTELQKEVELLKAQLQSKTAEITKLQSEKQELLRGSETTAAVPGEDSVHTEKIAELESRLSAQTAETQKLKGEVKTLLESKELMEKELASATSTAAIMQAEKSKLQQEVQESKKEQDDLLMLLADQDQKILNLKQRLKDLGETIEDEDDLDSRDQFDDEDDDEEEEEECDE; encoded by the exons ATGAATTACATTTGGGAAGTAGTGGGAAGGCATCCAACAGGCCAACAGCCGACTGGAGCAGAAACA ATTCAAAAATTGTGTGACCGAGTGGCTTCATCCACCCTGTTGGAGGATCGAAGAGATGCTGTCCGTGCCCTCAAATCTCTGTCCAAG AAATACCGTATGGAGGTTGGCACAATGGCTATGGATCATTTGGTTCGTATACTTCAGACTGACCG gacAGACACTGAAATCCTAGGTTACGCTTTGGACACTTTGTACAATATTGTTTGCAGTGACGAAGAGGAGGAACCAG AGGAGAACCAGCAAAAGCAGGAGGATGATTTGGGAGCTCAGTTCACTGAGAAGTTTGTCGGGGAACCAGATAATATCACACTTCTCCTCACACTGTTGGAG GAGTTTGACTTCCATGTCCGCTGGCCAGGTGTTAAGCTCCTAACTGCTCTTTTGAAAAACCAGTGTGCTCAGGTCCAAGGCATCATCCTGGTCAGCCCAATGG GAGTGTCCAGGTTAATGGATCTTCTTGCTGACTCCAGAGAAGTTATCCGTAATGAT gGTCTCCTGCTGCTGCAGCAGCTAACCAAAGGCAACACTGCAATTCAGAAAATCGTGgcttttgaaaatgcatttgagAGACTTCTTGAAATTATCACAGAGGAGGGTTCAAGTGACGGAG GTATTGTGGTGGAGGACTGTCTCTTATTGTTGCTCAACCTCCTGAAGAACAACAGCTCCAACCAgaacttttttaaagaaggaTCCTATATCCAAAAGATGAAGCCGTGGTTTGAGGTGGGGGATGACAACTCTGGCTGGTCGGCACAGAAGGTCACCAACCTCCATCTAATGCTGCAG CTGGTGCGAGTGATGGTTTCTCCAGTGAACTCTCCAGGGGCCACAGCCAGCTGTCAGAAGGCTATGTTCCAGTGTGGTCTCCTCCAGCAGCTTTGCACCATCCTTATGGCCACAGGTGTTCCTGCAGACATTCTCACAGAG ACCATCAATACTGTGTCAGAAGTTATACGTGGCTCTGAAGTGAATCAGGACTACTTTGCATCAGTTAACGCACCATCCAATCCACCAAG GCCTGCAATTGTGGTTCTTCTCATGTCGATGGTGAACGAGAGACAGCCATTTGTTCTCCGCTGTGCTGTACTTTATTGCTTCCAATGCTTCCTGTACAAGAACCATAAAGGACAGGGGGAGATTGTAGCCACACTGCTGCCCTCCACTATAGATG CTAACTCTATCTCAGCGGGACAGCTATTGTGTGGAGGTCTGTTCTCAGCGGATTCTCTGTCAAACTGGTGTGCCGCTGTGGCTCTGGCACATGCGCTGCAGGATAACCTCACCCAGAAAGAACAGCTACTGCGGGTACAATTGGCTACCAGTCTCGGCAAGCCACCAGTTTCACTTCTCCAGCAGTGCACCAACATCCTGTCCCAG GGCAGTAGGGTGCAGACGAAGGTCGGTCTCCTCATGTTGCTCTGCACTTGGATCAGTAACTGTCCTATCGCTGTCATGCACTTCCTGCACAATCAAGATAATGTTCCCTTT CTGACAGGTCAAATCTCAGAAAACCTGGGTGAGGATGAGCGACTGGTACAGGGTCTGTGTGCTCTGTTGTTGGGCATTTGTATCTACTATAATGACAACAGCTTAGAGAATTACACAAA AGAAAAGCTGAAGCAGTTGATTGAGAAGCGCATAGGAAAGGAAAACTTTGTGGAGAAGTTGGGCTTTATAACCAAACACGAACTGTATTCTCGTGCCGCTCAGAAACCTCAGCCAGCCTTTTCCACCCCAGAGCACATGCTGTTTGATCATGAGTTCACCAAACTTGTCAAAGAGTTGGAAG GTATGATAACAAAAGCAGTGCTTAAGTCAAGCGAGGAAGAGAAAAAGGAAGAAGAGGTGAAGAAAACACTAGAACAGCATGACAGCATTGTAACCCAGTACAAAGAGTTGATAAGAGAACAG GATTCTCAAATAAATGAGCTGAAGGAGCAAGTAACATTGCTGACTTCTCAGAATGAAAAGCTGCAGAGCACCATAACACAGCAGTTCTCTCAGATCCAACAGCACAAAGATCAGTACAACATCCTCAAACTCAAACTAG GTAAAGATAATCAGCAGACAGGTAATCAGGCAGAGGCAGCACAAGTGAACGGCCTGCAACCAGAGGAGCTGAGCCAACTCAGAGAACAACTTGAGGAACTACAAAGACAAAACCAGCTGCTGCAGACACAGCTGACTGAAAAGGACTCTGTAATAACCAGCCTg AAAGCTGAAGGCGTACCATCAGCAGAGGGGTCACAGACTTCAGAGGTCACAGAATTACAAAAG GAGGTGGAGTTGTTAAAAGCTCAGCTGCAGAGCAAGACCGCAGAGATCACAAAACTACAGAGTGAAAAACAGGAGCTACTCAGAGGATCTGAGACCACA GCTGCAGTTCCAGGAGAAGATAGTGTCCACACAGAGAAGATTGCAGAGTTAGAGAGCAGGCTCTCCGCTCAGACAGCAGAGACGCAAAAGCTCAAG GGTGAAGTTAAAACTCTTTTGGAGAGTAAGGAATTGATGGAGAAAGAACTTGCTTCAGCCACGAGCACAGCTGCCATCATGCAGGCAGAGAAGAGCAAATTGCAGCAGGAGGTGCAGGAGTCTAAGAAGGAGCAGGACGATCTTCTCATGCTACTCGCTGACCAGGACCAGAAGATTCTGAACCTGAAACAGAGACTCAAGGACTTGGGAGAGACG ATTGAAGATGAGGATGATTTGGATTCAAGGGACCAGtttgatgatgaagatgatgatgaagaggaggaagaagagtgtgatgaataa
- the uso1 gene encoding general vesicular transport factor p115 isoform X2 codes for MNYIWEVVGRHPTGQQPTGAETIQKLCDRVASSTLLEDRRDAVRALKSLSKKYRMEVGTMAMDHLVRILQTDRTDTEILGYALDTLYNIVCSDEEEEPEENQQKQEDDLGAQFTEKFVGEPDNITLLLTLLEEFDFHVRWPGVKLLTALLKNQCAQVQGIILVSPMGVSRLMDLLADSREVIRNDGLLLLQQLTKGNTAIQKIVAFENAFERLLEIITEEGSSDGGIVVEDCLLLLLNLLKNNSSNQNFFKEGSYIQKMKPWFEVGDDNSGWSAQKVTNLHLMLQLVRVMVSPVNSPGATASCQKAMFQCGLLQQLCTILMATGVPADILTETINTVSEVIRGSEVNQDYFASVNAPSNPPRPAIVVLLMSMVNERQPFVLRCAVLYCFQCFLYKNHKGQGEIVATLLPSTIDANSISAGQLLCGGLFSADSLSNWCAAVALAHALQDNLTQKEQLLRVQLATSLGKPPVSLLQQCTNILSQGDKLNRRGSRVQTKVGLLMLLCTWISNCPIAVMHFLHNQDNVPFLTGQISENLGEDERLVQGLCALLLGICIYYNDNSLENYTKEKLKQLIEKRIGKENFVEKLGFITKHELYSRAAQKPQPAFSTPEHMLFDHEFTKLVKELEGMITKAVLKSSEEEKKEEEVKKTLEQHDSIVTQYKELIREQDSQINELKEQVTLLTSQNEKLQSTITQQFSQIQQHKDQYNILKLKLGKDNQQTGNQAEAAQVNGLQPEELSQLREQLEELQRQNQLLQTQLTEKDSVITSLKAEGVPSAEGSQTSEVTELQKEVELLKAQLQSKTAEITKLQSEKQELLRGSETTAAVPGEDSVHTEKIAELESRLSAQTAETQKLKGEVKTLLESKELMEKELASATSTAAIMQAEKSKLQQEVQESKKEQDDLLMLLADQDQKILNLKQRLKDLGETIEDEDDLDSRDQFDDEDDDEEEEEECDE; via the exons ATGAATTACATTTGGGAAGTAGTGGGAAGGCATCCAACAGGCCAACAGCCGACTGGAGCAGAAACA ATTCAAAAATTGTGTGACCGAGTGGCTTCATCCACCCTGTTGGAGGATCGAAGAGATGCTGTCCGTGCCCTCAAATCTCTGTCCAAG AAATACCGTATGGAGGTTGGCACAATGGCTATGGATCATTTGGTTCGTATACTTCAGACTGACCG gacAGACACTGAAATCCTAGGTTACGCTTTGGACACTTTGTACAATATTGTTTGCAGTGACGAAGAGGAGGAACCAG AGGAGAACCAGCAAAAGCAGGAGGATGATTTGGGAGCTCAGTTCACTGAGAAGTTTGTCGGGGAACCAGATAATATCACACTTCTCCTCACACTGTTGGAG GAGTTTGACTTCCATGTCCGCTGGCCAGGTGTTAAGCTCCTAACTGCTCTTTTGAAAAACCAGTGTGCTCAGGTCCAAGGCATCATCCTGGTCAGCCCAATGG GAGTGTCCAGGTTAATGGATCTTCTTGCTGACTCCAGAGAAGTTATCCGTAATGAT gGTCTCCTGCTGCTGCAGCAGCTAACCAAAGGCAACACTGCAATTCAGAAAATCGTGgcttttgaaaatgcatttgagAGACTTCTTGAAATTATCACAGAGGAGGGTTCAAGTGACGGAG GTATTGTGGTGGAGGACTGTCTCTTATTGTTGCTCAACCTCCTGAAGAACAACAGCTCCAACCAgaacttttttaaagaaggaTCCTATATCCAAAAGATGAAGCCGTGGTTTGAGGTGGGGGATGACAACTCTGGCTGGTCGGCACAGAAGGTCACCAACCTCCATCTAATGCTGCAG CTGGTGCGAGTGATGGTTTCTCCAGTGAACTCTCCAGGGGCCACAGCCAGCTGTCAGAAGGCTATGTTCCAGTGTGGTCTCCTCCAGCAGCTTTGCACCATCCTTATGGCCACAGGTGTTCCTGCAGACATTCTCACAGAG ACCATCAATACTGTGTCAGAAGTTATACGTGGCTCTGAAGTGAATCAGGACTACTTTGCATCAGTTAACGCACCATCCAATCCACCAAG GCCTGCAATTGTGGTTCTTCTCATGTCGATGGTGAACGAGAGACAGCCATTTGTTCTCCGCTGTGCTGTACTTTATTGCTTCCAATGCTTCCTGTACAAGAACCATAAAGGACAGGGGGAGATTGTAGCCACACTGCTGCCCTCCACTATAGATG CTAACTCTATCTCAGCGGGACAGCTATTGTGTGGAGGTCTGTTCTCAGCGGATTCTCTGTCAAACTGGTGTGCCGCTGTGGCTCTGGCACATGCGCTGCAGGATAACCTCACCCAGAAAGAACAGCTACTGCGGGTACAATTGGCTACCAGTCTCGGCAAGCCACCAGTTTCACTTCTCCAGCAGTGCACCAACATCCTGTCCCAG GGTGATAAGCTCAACCGGAGG GGCAGTAGGGTGCAGACGAAGGTCGGTCTCCTCATGTTGCTCTGCACTTGGATCAGTAACTGTCCTATCGCTGTCATGCACTTCCTGCACAATCAAGATAATGTTCCCTTT CTGACAGGTCAAATCTCAGAAAACCTGGGTGAGGATGAGCGACTGGTACAGGGTCTGTGTGCTCTGTTGTTGGGCATTTGTATCTACTATAATGACAACAGCTTAGAGAATTACACAAA AGAAAAGCTGAAGCAGTTGATTGAGAAGCGCATAGGAAAGGAAAACTTTGTGGAGAAGTTGGGCTTTATAACCAAACACGAACTGTATTCTCGTGCCGCTCAGAAACCTCAGCCAGCCTTTTCCACCCCAGAGCACATGCTGTTTGATCATGAGTTCACCAAACTTGTCAAAGAGTTGGAAG GTATGATAACAAAAGCAGTGCTTAAGTCAAGCGAGGAAGAGAAAAAGGAAGAAGAGGTGAAGAAAACACTAGAACAGCATGACAGCATTGTAACCCAGTACAAAGAGTTGATAAGAGAACAG GATTCTCAAATAAATGAGCTGAAGGAGCAAGTAACATTGCTGACTTCTCAGAATGAAAAGCTGCAGAGCACCATAACACAGCAGTTCTCTCAGATCCAACAGCACAAAGATCAGTACAACATCCTCAAACTCAAACTAG GTAAAGATAATCAGCAGACAGGTAATCAGGCAGAGGCAGCACAAGTGAACGGCCTGCAACCAGAGGAGCTGAGCCAACTCAGAGAACAACTTGAGGAACTACAAAGACAAAACCAGCTGCTGCAGACACAGCTGACTGAAAAGGACTCTGTAATAACCAGCCTg AAAGCTGAAGGCGTACCATCAGCAGAGGGGTCACAGACTTCAGAGGTCACAGAATTACAAAAG GAGGTGGAGTTGTTAAAAGCTCAGCTGCAGAGCAAGACCGCAGAGATCACAAAACTACAGAGTGAAAAACAGGAGCTACTCAGAGGATCTGAGACCACA GCTGCAGTTCCAGGAGAAGATAGTGTCCACACAGAGAAGATTGCAGAGTTAGAGAGCAGGCTCTCCGCTCAGACAGCAGAGACGCAAAAGCTCAAG GGTGAAGTTAAAACTCTTTTGGAGAGTAAGGAATTGATGGAGAAAGAACTTGCTTCAGCCACGAGCACAGCTGCCATCATGCAGGCAGAGAAGAGCAAATTGCAGCAGGAGGTGCAGGAGTCTAAGAAGGAGCAGGACGATCTTCTCATGCTACTCGCTGACCAGGACCAGAAGATTCTGAACCTGAAACAGAGACTCAAGGACTTGGGAGAGACG ATTGAAGATGAGGATGATTTGGATTCAAGGGACCAGtttgatgatgaagatgatgatgaagaggaggaagaagagtgtgatgaataa
- the uso1 gene encoding general vesicular transport factor p115 isoform X3, with protein MNYIWEVVGRHPTGQQPTGAETIQKLCDRVASSTLLEDRRDAVRALKSLSKKYRMEVGTMAMDHLVRILQTDRTDTEILGYALDTLYNIVCSDEEEEPDDSEEENQQKQEDDLGAQFTEKFVGEPDNITLLLTLLEEFDFHVRWPGVKLLTALLKNQCAQVQGIILVSPMGVSRLMDLLADSREVIRNDGLLLLQQLTKGNTAIQKIVAFENAFERLLEIITEEGSSDGGIVVEDCLLLLLNLLKNNSSNQNFFKEGSYIQKMKPWFEVGDDNSGWSAQKVTNLHLMLQLVRVMVSPVNSPGATASCQKAMFQCGLLQQLCTILMATGVPADILTETINTVSEVIRGSEVNQDYFASVNAPSNPPRPAIVVLLMSMVNERQPFVLRCAVLYCFQCFLYKNHKGQGEIVATLLPSTIDANSISAGQLLCGGLFSADSLSNWCAAVALAHALQDNLTQKEQLLRVQLATSLGKPPVSLLQQCTNILSQGSRVQTKVGLLMLLCTWISNCPIAVMHFLHNQDNVPFLTGQISENLGEDERLVQGLCALLLGICIYYNDNSLENYTKEKLKQLIEKRIGKENFVEKLGFITKHELYSRAAQKPQPAFSTPEHMLFDHEFTKLVKELEGMITKAVLKSSEEEKKEEEVKKTLEQHDSIVTQYKELIREQDSQINELKEQVTLLTSQNEKLQSTITQQFSQIQQHKDQYNILKLKLGKDNQQTGNQAEAAQVNGLQPEELSQLREQLEELQRQNQLLQTQLTEKDSVITSLKAEGVPSAEGSQTSEVTELQKEVELLKAQLQSKTAEITKLQSEKQELLRGSETTAAVPGEDSVHTEKIAELESRLSAQTAETQKLKGEVKTLLESKELMEKELASATSTAAIMQAEKSKLQQEVQESKKEQDDLLMLLADQDQKILNLKQRLKDLGETIEDEDDLDSRDQFDDEDDDEEEEEECDE; from the exons ATGAATTACATTTGGGAAGTAGTGGGAAGGCATCCAACAGGCCAACAGCCGACTGGAGCAGAAACA ATTCAAAAATTGTGTGACCGAGTGGCTTCATCCACCCTGTTGGAGGATCGAAGAGATGCTGTCCGTGCCCTCAAATCTCTGTCCAAG AAATACCGTATGGAGGTTGGCACAATGGCTATGGATCATTTGGTTCGTATACTTCAGACTGACCG gacAGACACTGAAATCCTAGGTTACGCTTTGGACACTTTGTACAATATTGTTTGCAGTGACGAAGAGGAGGAACCAG ATGATTCTGAAG AGGAGAACCAGCAAAAGCAGGAGGATGATTTGGGAGCTCAGTTCACTGAGAAGTTTGTCGGGGAACCAGATAATATCACACTTCTCCTCACACTGTTGGAG GAGTTTGACTTCCATGTCCGCTGGCCAGGTGTTAAGCTCCTAACTGCTCTTTTGAAAAACCAGTGTGCTCAGGTCCAAGGCATCATCCTGGTCAGCCCAATGG GAGTGTCCAGGTTAATGGATCTTCTTGCTGACTCCAGAGAAGTTATCCGTAATGAT gGTCTCCTGCTGCTGCAGCAGCTAACCAAAGGCAACACTGCAATTCAGAAAATCGTGgcttttgaaaatgcatttgagAGACTTCTTGAAATTATCACAGAGGAGGGTTCAAGTGACGGAG GTATTGTGGTGGAGGACTGTCTCTTATTGTTGCTCAACCTCCTGAAGAACAACAGCTCCAACCAgaacttttttaaagaaggaTCCTATATCCAAAAGATGAAGCCGTGGTTTGAGGTGGGGGATGACAACTCTGGCTGGTCGGCACAGAAGGTCACCAACCTCCATCTAATGCTGCAG CTGGTGCGAGTGATGGTTTCTCCAGTGAACTCTCCAGGGGCCACAGCCAGCTGTCAGAAGGCTATGTTCCAGTGTGGTCTCCTCCAGCAGCTTTGCACCATCCTTATGGCCACAGGTGTTCCTGCAGACATTCTCACAGAG ACCATCAATACTGTGTCAGAAGTTATACGTGGCTCTGAAGTGAATCAGGACTACTTTGCATCAGTTAACGCACCATCCAATCCACCAAG GCCTGCAATTGTGGTTCTTCTCATGTCGATGGTGAACGAGAGACAGCCATTTGTTCTCCGCTGTGCTGTACTTTATTGCTTCCAATGCTTCCTGTACAAGAACCATAAAGGACAGGGGGAGATTGTAGCCACACTGCTGCCCTCCACTATAGATG CTAACTCTATCTCAGCGGGACAGCTATTGTGTGGAGGTCTGTTCTCAGCGGATTCTCTGTCAAACTGGTGTGCCGCTGTGGCTCTGGCACATGCGCTGCAGGATAACCTCACCCAGAAAGAACAGCTACTGCGGGTACAATTGGCTACCAGTCTCGGCAAGCCACCAGTTTCACTTCTCCAGCAGTGCACCAACATCCTGTCCCAG GGCAGTAGGGTGCAGACGAAGGTCGGTCTCCTCATGTTGCTCTGCACTTGGATCAGTAACTGTCCTATCGCTGTCATGCACTTCCTGCACAATCAAGATAATGTTCCCTTT CTGACAGGTCAAATCTCAGAAAACCTGGGTGAGGATGAGCGACTGGTACAGGGTCTGTGTGCTCTGTTGTTGGGCATTTGTATCTACTATAATGACAACAGCTTAGAGAATTACACAAA AGAAAAGCTGAAGCAGTTGATTGAGAAGCGCATAGGAAAGGAAAACTTTGTGGAGAAGTTGGGCTTTATAACCAAACACGAACTGTATTCTCGTGCCGCTCAGAAACCTCAGCCAGCCTTTTCCACCCCAGAGCACATGCTGTTTGATCATGAGTTCACCAAACTTGTCAAAGAGTTGGAAG GTATGATAACAAAAGCAGTGCTTAAGTCAAGCGAGGAAGAGAAAAAGGAAGAAGAGGTGAAGAAAACACTAGAACAGCATGACAGCATTGTAACCCAGTACAAAGAGTTGATAAGAGAACAG GATTCTCAAATAAATGAGCTGAAGGAGCAAGTAACATTGCTGACTTCTCAGAATGAAAAGCTGCAGAGCACCATAACACAGCAGTTCTCTCAGATCCAACAGCACAAAGATCAGTACAACATCCTCAAACTCAAACTAG GTAAAGATAATCAGCAGACAGGTAATCAGGCAGAGGCAGCACAAGTGAACGGCCTGCAACCAGAGGAGCTGAGCCAACTCAGAGAACAACTTGAGGAACTACAAAGACAAAACCAGCTGCTGCAGACACAGCTGACTGAAAAGGACTCTGTAATAACCAGCCTg AAAGCTGAAGGCGTACCATCAGCAGAGGGGTCACAGACTTCAGAGGTCACAGAATTACAAAAG GAGGTGGAGTTGTTAAAAGCTCAGCTGCAGAGCAAGACCGCAGAGATCACAAAACTACAGAGTGAAAAACAGGAGCTACTCAGAGGATCTGAGACCACA GCTGCAGTTCCAGGAGAAGATAGTGTCCACACAGAGAAGATTGCAGAGTTAGAGAGCAGGCTCTCCGCTCAGACAGCAGAGACGCAAAAGCTCAAG GGTGAAGTTAAAACTCTTTTGGAGAGTAAGGAATTGATGGAGAAAGAACTTGCTTCAGCCACGAGCACAGCTGCCATCATGCAGGCAGAGAAGAGCAAATTGCAGCAGGAGGTGCAGGAGTCTAAGAAGGAGCAGGACGATCTTCTCATGCTACTCGCTGACCAGGACCAGAAGATTCTGAACCTGAAACAGAGACTCAAGGACTTGGGAGAGACG ATTGAAGATGAGGATGATTTGGATTCAAGGGACCAGtttgatgatgaagatgatgatgaagaggaggaagaagagtgtgatgaataa